AGTGATTGTTTGCGAACGATTTATCAAAGAGTCAGTCAGAGTGCCATGATGAAGGCAATGCTTAGTCGAGAGAGTGAATAAATGACGGAATCAGCCAATGCAACGCCGAGTTGGTTTGTCCGTAAAGATATTGATGGTTTTTTTGGATTAGCGATTGATAATATTGTTCAAATCCTTTTGATTGTAGGTTTGTGTCAGGGTGTACTTGGGTTTGGTGCAGATTTGATATATGGCCGAATCCTGCCAGGAGTTGCCCTGAGTTTGATTTTAGGAAATGTCTACTATAGTTGGTTGGCCTATCGGCAAGGACTGAGGGAGAGACGAGATGACTTAACAGCACTCCCCTATGGCATCAATACAGTCAGTCTGTTTGCCTATGTGTTTTTGGTTATGCTGCCTGTTAAGTTGGATGCTCTGGCATCGGGGATAGCACCTCCGCAGGCGGCTGAACTTGCTTGGCAAGCGGGATTAGTGGCTTGTTTAGGGTCTGGATTGATTGAATTAGTAGGTGCTTGGTTCGGTAATCGCCTCAGACAATTAGCCCCTCGAGCTGCGATGCTTTCAACCTTGGGAGGTATTGCGTTAACGTTCATTGCTATTGGGTTCTTGCTGCGCACTTTTGCTAATCCCATCGTTGGATTGCTGCCCTTGGGAGTGATCTTACTGACTTACTTTGGTCGAGTTGATTTTGGCCTCCCAGGAGGGTTGTTGTCGGTTTTAGTGGGGATGGTGCTTGCTTGGGCTACTGGATTAGTTCAATGGGATCCAGCAGTGTTTGAAAAAGCGATACAACCCCTAGGTTTTTATTTTCCTAAATTGTGGATTGGTGCGATTTGGGAGCAAGGTGGGGTGCTGAGTAAATATTTCAGCATCATTTTGCCAATGGGATTATTTAATTTGGTGGGGAGCTTACAAAATCTTGAGAGTGCGGAGGCTGCGGGAGATCGGTATCCAACGGCTCCTTGCTTAGCTGCTAATGGCATCGGAACGTTAGTGGCTGCGGTCTGTGGCTCTTGTTTCCCGACAACGATTTATATTGGCCACCCGGGCTGGAAAGATATGGGAGCCCGAATTGGGTATTCATGGCTTAATGGTTTGGTCATGGGGATTTTATGTTTAAGCGGCACTCTGGGAGTGATCACATATTTGGTGCCTATTGATGCGGGTATGGCAATAGTGCTTTGGATTGGAATTGTGATTGTGGCACAGAGTTTTACGGCAACGCCTAAAGCTCATGCACCGGCCGTAGTGGTTGGATTAATGCCAGGAATTGCTGCATGGGGGGCATTAATTGCTAAAAATAGTATGCGTGCTGCAGGAGTCGGTACGCCTGAACAGCCCTTTCAACCAGAAGTCTTAGTCGCAAATTTTAAAATGAGTGATACCTTCATTGAAGGTGCATTTGCGCTGGAACAAGGGGTCATCTTGTTGGCAATGATTTTAGCTGCCATTACGGTATATATCATTGAGCAACAATTCGGACTAGCGGCTCTTTGGGCCTTTGGGGCTGCTATTCTAGCTTGGTTTGGATTGATTCATAGTTTTGCTTGGACCCCGACCGATACAGTGGTGGATTTGGGTTGGGGAACGGGAAGTGATTGGGCTATTAGTTACCTAATGTTGGCAGCTCTATTTGTTTTTGCAGCTTGGCTGAATAAGCGTAACAAGCAAAATAAGATTATCTAGATGATTGGAATGAAATCCCCAAAAGAATTAGAGCGGATGGTGATATATACCTGTATTGGTGTTTGGGGAAGCGTGTGCTTTTGAATAGGTTAGTGGATACCTGTTTGGAGTATATGCTTGGAGCTACTCAATGTTCTTTTGAAATTGTAGAAATGTATGGCTTCTTATGATGTAGTTCAAACTTACGGCATTGGTTATCGATAATTCTCAGCATTTTTGTCATGGGCTGAAAATATCATCCTACTGAATCCTAGTACTTAGATGGGACTAAGAAAGAAGTTCGCTAATTGATTATGTGGAAGGAAAAGTAAACTGTGCATTTGGAGTAAGTTTACGAAGATAGCTGAGTGTTATCTCAAAATTAGCATTTTTACCGGTATGCCAGAAAATCTGAGCAGCATGTTGAAAGTCAGTGATAGCACCTTGTTGATCTCCCAAGTTAAGTCTGAGTAGACCTCGATTGCCATAAGCATTGGCATTCTCAGGGTTGAGAGAAATCACTTGGGAATAGGAATGGATAGCCCCCCAATAGTTTTGTTCTTCAGTTTGAGCGGCAGCTAGCTTCATCAAAAGCTCGAAATTTGGGCCGTCTTGCTGTTTCGAACTTTGAGAGTTAGGAGATGATAGTTCTTTCTGGGGGAGGTTGTGAGTGTTATGAGCAGAGCTTGCTCTGAATGCATTCTCGAGACGGCATAGGAGCTGGTAGTCTTTTAATTCGCTAAGGACGTTGATGGTTGAATGGCGGATATCTGGATTGGGATGACAGATGAGTTGATCTAATAAGATTTGGGTCTGGGGTAACTGCATCATATGGAGTGTTCGAAGCGCAAGGTTGTGCCATTCCCGCGTTTCCATTAGTTCTGTGAGGCCTGCAATGGCTTCAGGAGCAACGGTGGCTAACATTTGACTGATTTGATGATCAAACCGATCGTCTTCTGAAGCTTTTAGCGTATCGATTAGGCCAGCCACTAGAATCGTGCGTTCGAGTTTGGCTAGTGCTTGACTTGATAAGTGCTTTAGGGTCGAATCACTATTCTGATGTTGGAAAATGACGAATAGAGTAGGTACCGCTTTTGCACCAAATTTGGGTAGTAATTGGGCGACCTGTTGACGAGAGATGAGATCTTCTTCTGTGAGAAGGATATGAAAGGCTAAGCCTAGGAATCGATCGACATCCCACCAATGTAGGTCAATAGCCTGCATCCTCTCTCCAGCGAGAGGTATAAGTTTTTCAACACATTCAACAAATAAAGAATCCTGGGAGGTTGGAGAACTTGGATTTGTAGGCTGAAAAGCTGACATAAGCTATTTCTTGTATCAAGTTATACTCCTACTTTCTTACAAATAACGTGTTTATGCACGTTTGTGATGAATTAAATGTATGCGTTTCATTACATGACGCGTTTTCTGAATATTGATAAAGAGAGCATATAGCAGAATTCTAGGCGTTGCTCAATGACGGGATGACTCACGGAGGAATAGGTACTTCCCCAAACTTGAGATAGTGGATCAATAGTCGAATTGAATGCTTGAGCATGTCCACCGATTTTGAATAACATAAAGTCTTGCGATGGAGCCGTGCCAAGTAATGTCGTAAACGTGTGTTTTCTCCCTCTACTCGTGTCATGTAGGTCTTGCTAACAATCTGGTCACCCTCTGGGATAAAGCCTGGATAGACGGGATTGCCATCACTGACCCAGAAAAAACATTGCCAACAGACGATTGCTTGCCATAACGGTCGAAAGGTCTCAGCACTATGGTCACCCACAACCCAGCCTAGAATGCCGGGGTGAAAATGATCCACCGCAGTCCAAATCCAGACCTTGTTGCGTTTTTGGCCCACAAAGGTTTCGAGTTCGTCTAACTCTCCTACCTGTGGGATATCGTCGGGGTTATAAGCATCAGGTAATAGAGCACCAACTTGTTGAACCCATTGAATCACAGTAGTATGAGCAACTCCGATGACTCGTTCAATGCCCTGAAAGCCCATCCCATTGACATACATTCTCAAGCACAGGCGTTTCGTCCAATCACTGTATCCACGCTTTGAGTAAGTTGAAAGAAACTGTCGTCCACAGGTCACACAGATATGGTTTTGCTTGCCTCGACGATGCCCATTCTTATGGATATGTTGACCACCACATTCTGGACACTTCATACAGACACCTCATGATGTTCGAAATAGTCATGAGTTTATCCTGACGCAATCAAATTCATCCCGTCATTGAGCAACGCCGAATTCTAGGAGCCTAAACGTTATGCCTATAGAATCTTTACGGCTGAATAGCGCTAGTAGTTTTTCTAGAGTTTGTACAATGTGAGAGATGATCAGTTTTCAAAAGTTTGTATTTTGATGACTTCAAGTTCTAAGCCTGATGAAAGTAAACAAGAAGATAACCTGAAGAACTGTCACCCACCAGAAATAGAAAAAGTCCTCTGTCCACATTGTCTACGCACGGCAACGAATGGAATTAAGTGTCAAGGAATATGTGTTGCGGATAGCGATTATTAAACCCTTTCATTTAATCTTGGGATTTCTTGTTTTTGTGAATATTTGGCTATGGTGAATTTGAGATTGAGTTAAAGAGGATTATGGGTGAAAGAATAGGACAACTGACTCATAGGTTTTTTGCTAATCACTAGTCTTAAAAACTATTTTTTAGCGAAATAAAGCTAGCGTACGGGATATACACGCCCTTTCCAAGCACCGCCTTCTCCTTGCCAATGTTGACGAGCAGAATCAAGGGTTATTAGGTTATAGAGTATTGCAATTAATGGGAGTGAAATGGCCCAGGTGGGGGAAAGTTGATAGAGTCGAATAGTGGGTAGATAGGCCAGGGTCATTAAGACCCAAGTCACTGTTCCTATAAGACTAATACTGATATTGCCAAGATAGAGGCCAAGCACAATACTCATGGGGGGAACCATATAGATCAGGAACATCCCTAGTACAGTCCCTATGAGGAGCAATGTAGAGTAATTGAGTTGTGTGAAGGCTGTGCGGGCGACCATTGACCAGATACTATCAAGGGTGTCGTAAGGCCGTAAGCTTTGGGTGGCGGAGGTTAGCCCGATCCAGATGTTGCGGTTGGGTTGAGATTTGGGTGTTAGTTTGATGGCAGTAGCAAGGGCGCAATCATCAATCAAAGCGTCTCGAATAACTTCGATTCCCCCTATGGTCATGAGAGTTTGACGACGGACTAAAATACAACCGCCTGCTGCTGCAGCCATTTGCTTCTGGGGCTGATTGACCCAAAGGAAAGGATATAGTTTTTGAAAGAAGAAGACAAAAGCTGGAATCAGTAGCTGTTCCCAAATACTTTGGCACCGGAGTCGGACCATCAAGGAGACCATGTCTCGGTTTTCTTGCTCAGCTTTGGTGACTAAGCTTTGGAGAGAATTAACCTCATGCTGAATATCAGCATCTGTAAGTAAGAAGTAAGTTGGGTGAACGGACTCTGCTAGAACCGTTTCTATCCCTTGGTGCATGGCCCACAGTTTGCCAGACCAGCCTGGAGGGAGTGGGGAGGTTTGGATGACTTGTAACTGGTGGTTTTTACCTAAGTCAGTGGCGATTTCCTGGGCGATTTCTCCAGTTCTGTCGGTGCTTTGATCGTCTATGAGCAGGATTTTGAAGGGGCCAGGATAGGTCTGTTGGAGAAGCGATCGCAAACTGTCTGGCAATACTTCAGCTTCATTGCGAGCTGGGACAATGGCACAGACGCTTGGCCATTCTTGTAGGTCTAGAGGAGGTGGCGTGGGGTCTAGGACTTGATTGGCCCGCCAGAACTGGCCTCGGAAGAGGAGGAGACCGACCCAAATGAGACCTGAAAGCAAACTGATGCTGAGCCAAAAGGTTGTGAAGCTCATGCCTTATTTCATACCTAATAATTCACTTCATACCTAAAAATTCAGGCTGAGTTAGCACTGAATATTCAGGAGGGTGTTGAGCAGGTGCCAGCAGGGCCAGTAGTAAGCAGCAAGGGCATCGTCTAAACTCCAAAATTCAGCATAGCTGTCGCTGGAACAATAGCAGCCCACAAACAGCAATAACAAGTCTTGAAACGGAACGGCGTTTTTATTGATGGGCTCGGTGTAGAGCTCGTTGAGGACGTTCTGTAAATAGAGCAGATTGCTGACGATATCGGTGAATAGACTGGCTTCTCCGGTCAACGTGGGCAGGTAGGTGGTGTTGTATTCCTGAAAGAAGATTTGGTAGAGGGCTGCGATCGCAGTCTTTAAACTCGTTTTTAAGCCTAGGGCATGTACCGGATGGCCTGCTTGTCCCCATTCTCGAAGGAGATCCGTTTCTAAAGGGGTTTCTTCAAGGGCAGACAGATGAATTTCTACCAGGGGACGAAGCACTTGCAAAAATAGAAAATCAATATCCGCGAGGGTGAGATCTAGCTTGGTTGGGAGGTCCTTAAAGACAGAGCTGCTGAGAAGTTGATCGGCATGGTGAGGATTGTCCCAAACGAACTTAAACTCAGCTGCATCCGCAATCATTTCGGCGATGAGATGGGTGAAAAGGAGCCCTAATCGCTGCTGGACTTCTCCATGAAAAAATAGATGGGCTTTGGGGTGATCGAGTTCAACTTGCTCCCCCTGGACCTGAAAAAGCATGCGGCAATTGATGGGGCCGTCAGGGGTATAGGCTGTTTCGCCGGCATGGAAGGGTTGACCACAATCTTTGAGAATAGCGTAGTCACTGGAGAATTGGGTGCAGAGGTATTGCCAGTGATGGCCCCACACATCATGAATTAAGAAGGCTTCCATTTTATGAGTGGGGATGATGCCAATGGCTCGACTGAGGACGCGGGCGATATCGGTAGGGGAATCGCCGGTTGCTTGAGCGAGGGCTTTGCACCAATCGGGATCGATATGGGCAGGATGACAGGGACCAAAAGTGGGGAATCGATCAAACTTCTGGTAATGGAATTCATCCAATTGCTGTAAGAAAGATTGTAAAGACTCAGAAAGCTGATCTGGCAGCGCAATGTCAGGATTTGAACTATAAAATTTGCCGTCCTTATAGGGAAGGCAGAAATAGAGTTGGAGGGGAGTGTGGATACAGTCGATGATTGCTGCAGGGATTGCTAGGGGGCCAAACAGAGCCTGGAATAGCAGCAATCTCCCTTGGCAGGAACCCTGAAAAAAGGTCATTGCTGCTGCCATGATCCGTTTTTGTTGAGTCAGTCGTTCGGTAACCTGTTCCTGACTGGCTTGGAGCTGGGAAGCAAAGTCATCAGATAGTTGAAAGAGCTCGCACAGTTGGGAACCCATTGCGGGTTCTTGCAAGATCTTGGGGAGTGGATCTGGGCGGTAATGCTCTAGGGTGGGTGAGTTTAGAGTCCCTTGCCAATTACTGCCGCCAACTTCCTGGTAGGGAACGAGCCTGACGGTGGCTTCTACAAACGCTTCTCGGACGGCTACTGGAATTTCATGGGCGGGGATGGGTTGCCGATGGATGCTATGAGCGAAACTTTGCAAGTCTGCCTGAATGGCAGCCAATCGTTGGGAAGCGGTGCTTGTGTCTTCTTGGCGCGCTAGTTGTAAAGCTTCCGCTAAAAGGCGCTGCCGATGGGAATCAGCTTTGGGGATAGACATGGAGGTGCCCTTTACTTCAGTCCAATCTGGCAAGCTAGGTTAATGCTGGAGCGAAAGAAGCCATTAATCGTCTGTGGAAGCAAGATAAGACTGCATGACCTGGACTTGATTTTTGTCGGGGGATGCATAGTGATGCTGTTCTTTCACAAATGCGATCGCATCTTCCAGGGATAGCCCTTGTTTTTGGGCGACGTGTAAACAACATATGGATGCAGACCTTCCTACACCTGCTAAGCAATGGACATAGACGACGTGGCCTTTGCGCTGCCAGCGATTGAGGATCTTGAGGGCTTGGTCAAATTGCTCTTCTGAGGGAACGCCTCCCGTAAACCCGTCGGGAATGGGGACTCGCTGCCAGAGAAACCCATGTTGAATGTCATCAGGAACCGGCTGCTCACCTTCTTCATTGAGGCACAGAACCGCAGTAATCCCCTCGCGTCGTAGCTGAGATGCTGAGGTGGTTTGGTGGGGAAAGGAACCCACGGCGAGTTGATTCGGTATGATCCAGGAGAATCGTTTGGGCATGGAAGATCGTTTTATCCAGGACGAAAAAGAGATGACAACTTAGGTGAAGATTAAAGCTAGCTCAAATCAGGGTGTCTTGGCTTAGCATTAACCATATCCCCCACTTAAGAGTGATGATGATGGACCCCTCCCCATTGTGACCCATTGCTGGGGCGAAGAGGAATATTTCGATCACATTTCATCCCTATACTG
The Acaryochloris marina S15 genome window above contains:
- a CDS encoding NCS2 family permease gives rise to the protein MTESANATPSWFVRKDIDGFFGLAIDNIVQILLIVGLCQGVLGFGADLIYGRILPGVALSLILGNVYYSWLAYRQGLRERRDDLTALPYGINTVSLFAYVFLVMLPVKLDALASGIAPPQAAELAWQAGLVACLGSGLIELVGAWFGNRLRQLAPRAAMLSTLGGIALTFIAIGFLLRTFANPIVGLLPLGVILLTYFGRVDFGLPGGLLSVLVGMVLAWATGLVQWDPAVFEKAIQPLGFYFPKLWIGAIWEQGGVLSKYFSIILPMGLFNLVGSLQNLESAEAAGDRYPTAPCLAANGIGTLVAAVCGSCFPTTIYIGHPGWKDMGARIGYSWLNGLVMGILCLSGTLGVITYLVPIDAGMAIVLWIGIVIVAQSFTATPKAHAPAVVVGLMPGIAAWGALIAKNSMRAAGVGTPEQPFQPEVLVANFKMSDTFIEGAFALEQGVILLAMILAAITVYIIEQQFGLAALWAFGAAILAWFGLIHSFAWTPTDTVVDLGWGTGSDWAISYLMLAALFVFAAWLNKRNKQNKII
- a CDS encoding tetratricopeptide repeat protein, encoding MQAIDLHWWDVDRFLGLAFHILLTEEDLISRQQVAQLLPKFGAKAVPTLFVIFQHQNSDSTLKHLSSQALAKLERTILVAGLIDTLKASEDDRFDHQISQMLATVAPEAIAGLTELMETREWHNLALRTLHMMQLPQTQILLDQLICHPNPDIRHSTINVLSELKDYQLLCRLENAFRASSAHNTHNLPQKELSSPNSQSSKQQDGPNFELLMKLAAAQTEEQNYWGAIHSYSQVISLNPENANAYGNRGLLRLNLGDQQGAITDFQHAAQIFWHTGKNANFEITLSYLRKLTPNAQFTFPST
- a CDS encoding IS1 family transposase, whose amino-acid sequence is MKCPECGGQHIHKNGHRRGKQNHICVTCGRQFLSTYSKRGYSDWTKRLCLRMYVNGMGFQGIERVIGVAHTTVIQWVQQVGALLPDAYNPDDIPQVGELDELETFVGQKRNKVWIWTAVDHFHPGILGWVVGDHSAETFRPLWQAIVCWQCFFWVSDGNPVYPGFIPEGDQIVSKTYMTRVEGENTRLRHYLARLHRKTLCYSKSVDMLKHSIRLLIHYLKFGEVPIPP
- a CDS encoding dual specificity protein phosphatase family protein; its protein translation is MPKRFSWIIPNQLAVGSFPHQTTSASQLRREGITAVLCLNEEGEQPVPDDIQHGFLWQRVPIPDGFTGGVPSEEQFDQALKILNRWQRKGHVVYVHCLAGVGRSASICCLHVAQKQGLSLEDAIAFVKEQHHYASPDKNQVQVMQSYLASTDD
- a CDS encoding glycosyltransferase — its product is MSFTTFWLSISLLSGLIWVGLLLFRGQFWRANQVLDPTPPPLDLQEWPSVCAIVPARNEAEVLPDSLRSLLQQTYPGPFKILLIDDQSTDRTGEIAQEIATDLGKNHQLQVIQTSPLPPGWSGKLWAMHQGIETVLAESVHPTYFLLTDADIQHEVNSLQSLVTKAEQENRDMVSLMVRLRCQSIWEQLLIPAFVFFFQKLYPFLWVNQPQKQMAAAAGGCILVRRQTLMTIGGIEVIRDALIDDCALATAIKLTPKSQPNRNIWIGLTSATQSLRPYDTLDSIWSMVARTAFTQLNYSTLLLIGTVLGMFLIYMVPPMSIVLGLYLGNISISLIGTVTWVLMTLAYLPTIRLYQLSPTWAISLPLIAILYNLITLDSARQHWQGEGGAWKGRVYPVR